Within Marmota flaviventris isolate mMarFla1 chromosome 13, mMarFla1.hap1, whole genome shotgun sequence, the genomic segment TACAGTAATAAATGAGTGGGTGGGGGTACCCTATTTGGGGGACCTGGCTAGCTTGTTTCCTCTTTTCAGAGAAGCTGTGGACTGCCCCAGAACTGCTCAGTGGGAACTCCTTGCCAACCACAGGCATGCAAAAGGCTGATGTCTACAGCTTCGGGATCATCCTGCAGGAGATAGCACTTCGCAGTGGTCCATTCTACTTGGAGGGCCTAGACCTCAGCCCCAAAGGTGAGAGTTGATCTGCTATCCATAGTCTTTTCTTCCTTGGGGGACTCTGTTCTTCATCCAAACCTTTTATCACCCTCAGAGATTGTCCAGAAGGTAAGAAATAGTCAGCGGCCATATTTCCGGCCAAGCATTGACAGAACCCAACTGAATGAAGAGCTAGTTTTGCTGATGGAGAGATGTTGGGCCCAGGATTCAGCTGAGCGACCGGACTTTGGACAGATCAAGGGTTTCATTCGCCGCTTTAACAAGTGAGAAGACACTAAAGGGCAAGGGCTCCATAGGGATAGAAGCCTCATCAGGTCTTCATGGATGAAGTGGGGCTGGTGGGTTGGATAGAAAGTCTGGGGAGTCTTGAGAATCTTGGAGCAGGTGACATATCCTGGCCTCCCTGCAGGGAAGGTGGCACCAGTATATTGGACAACCTCTTGCTACGCATGGAACAGTATGCCAATAACCTGGAGAAACTGGTGGAGGAACGCACACAGGCTTATCTAGAGGAAAAACGCAAGGCTGAAGCTCTGCTCTACCAAATTCTGCCCCAGTGAGAACTTTGTCCCCCTTCCTGAATTTTCCTTTCAGATTCAGCTGTTgaattctgcctcagtctcctgaaagCCCACTTCCCAAGCCTCCAAACCTGTTTTGTTATATCTTGCCATAGTGAGCCCTCCTGGCTATAGACTAATTGCTTTCATTCTGTCTCCAAATGAGCTGGGCTCTTTCTGGGGTTTCTCATCCTTCCTCCTTAGGACACTGTTCTACCTTGCCTCTGCTTCAGCAAGTATATGTAAAATAATCCCAAATTGAAACACTGTGTCCCCACCACTTATGCACCTTACTATGTGCTAGACAATGTCTTCTCAaccactttccttttccttcaccaACCCCAGCTTTCCCATTACAACTTAGCTCTGTCTGCTGCAGCCACATAttgctttcctctttccctctcccacaTCTTTCTTGGAATTTCGCTCACACTACACCCTTGTTCtctagttcagtggcagagcagttaAAACGGGGAGAGACTGTACAGGCTGAGGCCTTTGACAGTGTTACCATCTACTTCAGTGACATCGTTGGCTTCACAGCATTGTCAGCTGAGAGCACCCCTATGCAGGTAAGAGCCATGTGTGAGAGGTAGTGTGTAGGATAGGGACCTGGGAGCTTCACTAATAGGGAAGACTAGTTCATTCTGGAGTTCCCATATTTTGTTAAGAGTTTGTAGCTTGAGAATGCTTAGAAAGTTGGGCATGAGCTTCAGGGCCTCTTCTATCTTCTTAGGTGGtgacactttttaaattattttaatttaggtGGTGACACTTCTTAATGACCTGTATACCTGTTTTGATGCCATAATTGACAACTTTGATGTCTACAAGGTGAGAGTTGGGGTTGCCTTCCTACTGAGACCCCTTTAAGGTCCAGGCTCCTGGAACCTCCCCACATAGATTACCCACTCCATGGTCAGTTTTCACTCTAGGGTCTCTAGAGTGCAATGCTGAAGTGCACTTCGTACATGGATGTGGCTCCAGGATTCTAATTGTACATTCAGGTCTAATAACTTGTGAACCCTTAAGCTTCTTTAATCAGAACCATCACAGACTTTAGTCCCTATCTCTCTGAGTATATAAATATTGCCTAcccatcttctctttttctcctccagACATGGAACAATCCCTACAGGATATGGGTACAAATTGATTCAGTGGGGTGAGGGGCAAGTATGAATAATGTTGTAAGGCTTTTTGTTGAAGTCACCGACTTGGCAGAGAGTTAGCTTTATTGTCCTTGGGAGTGCAAATGAGCTGTATTTAAATATTGGCTTTATAGCTAGCTTTGTGGTCTTAGGTAAGTAACAGCACCTCCCTGATCCTTGGTGGTTTTAAGATGGGAATAATAGACTGAGTGCAGcagtgcacacttgtaattctgactgtttgggaggttgaggcagaaggatcacaagttcaaggccagcctgggcaacttagtgagaccctgtctcaaaataaaaataataaaataaaaggactaggatatagcttagtggtagagaaccttgggtcctgggttcagtctccagtatcaaggaaaaaaaaaaaaaaaggaataagagaTTGTATGGGAAGTGCCTAGCACTGTGTAGTGCATGGTAGATAATAAATATCCattcctgccccttccctttgGGTTTACTGATCTATAGTTTCTGTAACAAAGAACTCCCATCAGATACATCAGTTATTCTGTCAGTTGTTTctattttcctctattttattaaaaaatctatttatataattattttctaaaccaAGAGTAAGTTTCAGATAGAGGACCAGTTTATCCCTAAATTCTTAGTGTGTATATCCTAAAAATTTCACAGCACATTTCCTAAAAATAAGAGCATTCTCTTGTATAACTTTGGTACAATTACTAAAATCAAGTGCCTGCTTTCTCACTGTCTGGCAGTTTGGGTGGTCTGGCTCATGTCATTGGTCTGCTTTACCTTCTTGCCAATCTTTGTGCTCTTCAGGTTAGCTCGTTTTCTTGCTTTCCATTTCCTGGCAACAGGGCCTGTCTGTCCATGTCCTGTTGTGGAAAGGGTGTCTAGTCATTCAGCAAATGCTTACTGAGTATTTGCCAGGGTTTCTTGACTGCCCTTCTTCCCAGATTCTCAGGActacagcttttattttttagttgaaatttTGGCCTCCCAGGTGGTCAGGATGATGCCTGATACTGTCTAGCTTGTCTACAGGTACTTTTTCTCATTCCTACTGATACAGAGAGAAGTGATGTTTTAATCCCCCTCTAAATCAGGTGGAGACGATTGGGGATGCCTACATGGTGGTGTCTGGCCTCCCAGGCCGAAATGGTCAACGCCATGCACCAGAAATTGCCCGGATGGCCCTAGCGTTACTAGATGCAGTTTCTTCCTTCCGTATCCGCCACCGACCCCATGACCAGCTGAGGCTACGCATAGGGGTTCATACtggtaagactaactctcactccaACCCTAGATGCCATGTTTCCCAGGCTCTCTCCAACCTGTTTCTTTTCATAGGGCCAGTCTGTGCTGGGGTTGTTGGCCTGAAGATGCCCCGCTATTGTCTTTTTGGAGATACAGTGAATACTGCTTCCCGAATGGAGTCTAATGGTCAAGGTGAGACATTAGCCTtcaaccccagcctcagcctcactcTGTCTTGCTCTCTTCTTTTCAGAGCTCCTCCAAATCTTCAATACAAGAGACCACAACTCCTAAGTGGCCCATCCTTGTGCACATTTTGGTTCTAGTGAATGTGTGTGCTGGGAGGACTGGGAGCCTCCTGGGGGGTGGTTGGTTGGGTAAGGTGCTCTTCAGCACTGTcaattcttctatttcctttttctttgacttttttttttttcctatcatacCCCATGCTACCCCAGCCCTGAAGATCCATGTCTCCTCTACCACCAAGGATGCCCTGGATGAGCTAGGATGTTTCCAGCTAGAGCTTCGGGGTGATGTGGAGATGAAGGTGATGGCAGGCCATGGGGAGGGGGTCATGGAAAGGGAGAATGAAAGTGATTATGTGGCTGGGGGTGAAGAGAGGGAGATCAAGGACTAACAGAAGAGTCTGAACCATGTTTACTCCCTCTGCTTCCAGGGAAAAGGAAAGATGCGAACTTATTGGCTCATAGGAGAGCGGAAAGGACCTCCTGGACTGCTGTAAACCCTACATCTTCCCAAGCTAGACAATCTCCTGCTTCTGGCACCTGGATGAGCAGTAGCCACCATCTCTCCATATACCAGAAACAGACGTTGTCACATGAGATGGAAAATGTGCACAAAAACCCCACCTTATATGGAAGTCATAGCCCTCTGCAGCTCAGTTTTGTACATATATCTGTCCTTCTCTGGTTTGGTCCCCTTCTTCCCTACCTcctgtaaatatatatatctaaacCAGAATATTTTggccaaatataaaataacaagaaGTAGTAGTCATGGTGTCATAGTCTGGGGTAGGTAACTCCAAGGAAAGGTTATAGGGTATGCACACAGTGACTCACAGAATCAGTCAATTAGCAGTCTCAGGATGAAGAACCTTTATGTAAAGCTCCTTCATCAAGTACAGAGGGAATTAACTTCCTTCTGCTCACCTCTCTGATATAAGCAGAAACAGATTCCAAATTCCATATCCAACTTCCCCCTTCAACTTTTACACAGGACCCATTCTGCCCCCTGGATGCCCCTGCCCTTCTCTCTGACAGGCAAGGGAAGACATTTCCCCTAATTGGTGGGGATAATTCTCAAGTTCATAGGGCAAAGGCTGACCCAGAGACAAGGGCACTGGTGTTGAGAAGCTGCAGTTCTTCCGGAACGGTGTGTCCAGTGTCCTGATGTTACTGACACCCTGGATCAATGCCAACATGAGGACAGGTCCCTCTCCCCACAATAGACAGACTCTTCCCTGTCTTCTCTTCTCCATCCCCCCTTCTCCATCCCCCCACACCTAGTCACTCTCACACACCGGTAACTGCGGTGCCCTCTGAATCCAGAAGCTTTCAGGCTGTTCCCGACGATAATCATGAGGCTGTAGGGAGAAATACTGAATAATTGGACTTTGGTCCTTTCTCTCAACTTCTGGACTAGGAACTTTCCCACCACCTATcaatcagagccctgctgtgCAAGTGGGGTAGGATGGGTTCTCACCTTCGTTGGGGCAGGAGGCCCTCCTTGCACCAGCTCCATTTTGTAGTCATGGTGTGTCACTGACTCCGCCTTAAAGGGCTTCTTTATGGGTTCCAGATCTGCCTGTACCTCTTTACTATGCAGCCCTGGGAGATGTCAAGGCCATTCTCCCCAGTTTtgctcttccccctccccctccccctcccctagTTTCTCACCAGATCTGGTGGTGCAGGAGCATCTCCACCATGGCTTCACGCTTCCCTGTGGGAGGGTGAAGTGGGAGTGTGATTACAAAGCAGgccccaaaaattaaaaaaaaaaaaaagaaaaagaaaaagaaaaagaaacaaatttgagAAAAGGAATGGGAATCTTAGATTTTGCCCTTATATCCATCACACAATCCACAGTCCCACCAGaaattccttcctctttttttctctgcctGATGGGCTCATTCTGGCTGTCATGCTTCACACCTTGAAGAGGCTGAGAAAGGTTTCTTGGGGGCTGGTATGAATCCTTCTGGGTGGTACTCGAGGGCATGGGTGAAGGTGGTTGGGTGGTCAGCAGTCCCTGGTGTCCATGTCGGAAGAAGAAACTCTCAGAGATATCCTGCCAGTTTGGAACTTGATCCAGGTGGTTTGTAGCTCTCTGTGGGCCGTAAGTTGAATGACTGTGATATCCCTTGTTATCTACCCTCATCACAAACTATTGGCTCCCCTAGAAACTTGGGTCagccttcaaaaaagaaaagaaggtcaAAACTTAATACCTCTTCCTCCCAGTTGTAGAGGAGGCACTGGCCCCGTGGCATTGTTTCATAGAGAAACTTAGGCTTCCCTTCATCTTCTCGGGTTTTCCACAGCCCTCGGGCACCAGGTTCTGAGACTTGCAAAGATTCCCAAGATGGTTGTTTCTGAGGATCCCAGTGGCAGTATTGATTCCAGGAGGTATAATTAGGAAAAAGATCTGGCCTAAGGTTTTTGAACCTTTGAGGAGTGCTGGGCCTGGGCTCAGGGCCAGGGCTAGAACCTGGACCAGCTCCAGAGGCAGGATCAGGACCTGAGGCAGGACCGAAGCCTTGGCCAGAGGTATGGCCACGACCAGTGTCAGAACGAGGGATAGTGGCAAGGCCAGAGGGAGGGATAGTGGCAAGGCCAGAGGGAGGGATAGTGGCAAGGCCAGAGGGAGGGATAGTGCCAGGGCCAGAGGGAAGGATAGTGCCAGGGCCAGAGGGAAGGATAGTGCCAGGGCCAGAGGGAGGGACAGTTCCAGGGCCAGGACCAGTGAGGAAGCCAGGGCTAGAGCCACTTCCAGGACCAGTGCCAGAACTAGGGACTAAACCACGGTCAGGAACAGAACTGGAGCCAGGGAAAGAACTATAGCCACGGAAGCCAGGACCGGGGACAGGGCTGGAGCTGGAACCAGTTAAAGGGTCAGAGCTGAAGCCAGGAACAGGAGCAGCGCTAGAGCTAAGGTCAGTTGTAGTATAGGGATGCCTAGCAGTAGAGGAAACATAGTCAGGGTCAAAGCCAAGAGTTTCACGGCCTATTTGTGGGGTTCCAGCATAGACTGCCCCAAGAAAATTGTCAGAGGAGGGCTCTGTGAACCTAGAATAGGGTGCTGGGGTCTCTGTAAATAATGCagctgctctggcggaggcggcGGCTGCGGCAGCTGATGCAGCTGCATCAGCTGCAGTGGTTGCGGATGCCAGGGCTGATGCATGGCCATGTGAAGAAAGAAACGGTTCCGAAACAGTCCCTAGTTCTTCAGCGCAGGGTTGTACTTCTAAagatctaaaagaaaacaaaagcgtCAAGGTATCAAAAGCCCAGCAGAGGAAGTCCGCTGACCTTTCTTGTCCCTTTTCACTTGAAGCCAGAGCTGTGGCTCTCACCGCGACGGCGATCCCTCTGTAGATTCGTTGGGCTCCATCTTCAGGCTCCAGCTACACGGTTGCCATAGAGACAGCAAAAAATTCCAAGAGACTGCGCAGAACTAAAGCTGGGCGGAAGTGGAGGGAAGAGGTGGAGGCAAGTCCTCTGAGGGGCGGAAGTCTTAAGCTGGGTGCGCTCTCTTTTCTGGTCCCGACTCCATGCTGCCTCAGACGCGGTTTTAAGGTTCCATTGGCCTGAGACCTCGACTTCCCTGTTCAAGCCTGATTCTTTGCGGCTAAGGTGATTCTTTATGGGGATACCTTGGAGACTGGCATAGGACCGTGGCATTGGACAAACGCCTAGTTGATGTGTTGTGGAGGACCAATAGTAGCTTCCTCTTAATTTGCTTGGTTCATTCTCAAAAGTGAGGAGTGAGGAggctttaaaattgtttttaaggatgaaaatatataaaacagttaAAGAGCAAAACAGAGAACATATGGAGCAGCATATAGCTAACAGCTGGTGTGTTCGTGTGTGTATGTTACTACTTTTCAAATATTAGGCCCTTATATTGACTACCTTCCTCCCAATTCCCTTTTGAACCTGGTTGGGCCTCTGAATGAAGTCCAGGATGCAGCTAGTCTTACACCTGGGTTTTAGTCTCTTTCTACTCATTCAGGCTCATTCCTACTGCTACTTTTCTAAAGTTTGACCCAGGGCAGATTACTAGTCATGAGGCATATCTACAGGCAGGTGCTTTTTTTGACCACACAGTGGGCTTCCTCAGTGTCTCTTACTTTGATCACTGTCAAAGGAGCACACAGCAGAATCactcttctttcccctttgtgGTATAAATCCTTTTTATTAAAGACAGGCATGCAAAAGTGAGGGAGAATAGGTTTATTAGCATCACAGGGTTCCTTTTCCCATCCAAACATCCAGATCTGAGTTTCTTGGGTCAGTTGGCAGGTTCAACCTGGAGGCCACTGGAGCTGCCGGCCCCCAAGTACGTGAATGTGAAGGTGATATACAGATTGTGCTCCCAGCTTTCCATCATTGATCACTGAAATAGAGCTTGAAGTTAGGGGGTCAGGATTATGGGAGAGGTCAAAGAATGAAGATCATATTGAGGAGCAGGAATTCATAGATGAGGGACCCATGGGCCAAGTCACTCACCAAGTCGGTATCCATCTCCCAGGCCCTCAGCTTTTGCTGTTTTCTTGGCTACAAGGAGAAGGTGTCCTAGAAGCTgtagggagaagggagggacaTAGTTGTCTTTATTCACAGAGGGCAAAACCTCTAGCTTTACCAGGGCTCTTCCCACAACAACTCCTGGCCTTGTTCTTCCCACCTGCTGGTCTTCTTCTTCAGCCTGGCTAATACGAGGAATGGGCTTCTTAGGAATGACCAGAAAATGCACAGGGGCTTGAGGGGCCACATCACGGAACACCAGACACTGGGAGCAATGACAGGCCAGAGACAATCACATTAGTTTATCAGGCTAGCTGTATCTATGAAATTCCTAAGGGGTTTGGTTCCCACCTGTTGGTCCTCATATAGAATGTCAGCTGGAAGGCTTCTGTCCAGGATCCGGGAAAAGATGGTTGGAGCTGCTCCTCCAGGAGCTGCCTGCTGGGCCTTAGCCACTTCATTCCCATTTATCATACCTGCAGCTCCTCGGACCTGCAGGAGAGTCAGATACACCCAAGGGAGGGAACTGGCAATAACTCTTCCATGTACTCACTTGGAGCTGGCAGAGTTGTGCTTTGATAGTTATCAACCTATTACATGCTGGTATTCCAtatgtagggtgtgtgtgtgtgtttgtgtgtatgtatatatgtatatgtgtatgtatgtatgtgtgtgtgtgtgtgtgtatatatatatatatatatatatatatatatatatatatatatataaatgactaTGAGACACTGGGACATAACTGGCAATATTATGCAAGATTCAGGAGTGCAATTGATTCCTGCTAATGTGTGTATAAAATCTAACACGTGCAGGGAAAAGGATCCAAAATGGGAGTCTCAAGATTTATGTCTCAGTTCCTGTTCTAACACTGAATTACCTCAGAAAAATTTCTTCTGTAGCTTCATATAAAAAGGGGCGGTTTGTATTATCTCAACACAGCTTGAAGGTCTGTATACTCCCACCTTGTTAGTATGTGTTCACTTATTTCCATTACTTGTTTTCTGATATTTAAGCCTGGTTACctgtttatttaggttttaatGCATATGTCCTGTTTGACTCTAGCTCTTTCTCATTTGGGTGTCATGTCTGATCTCTTACGTGGATTTTAACTCTAGTAACTTACATCAGTGGAATTACATATTAATTTAGCCAggcagtggtgcacacatgtaatcccagaggcttgggaggctgaggcaggaggattgcgagttctaagccagcctcagcaatttagcaacttagtgagaccctgtctctgaataaaatacaaaaaagggctgggatgtggctcagtggttgagtgtccctggatggttcattccccagtaccaaaaatatataaataaaataaattaaaataaaaaataaataaatcagctaAATGAACTCAGTCCTCCCCCAGTTATCCAGGAGGAAGAGATATACCCGTTTCCCATGGactcagagaaaaataaagtcagTGCGTCATAATGGGGGAGAAAAGAACTGGACGAATTAGGCTCTTGACTCCCGAGTTGCTACTGAAAAGTGGGGAAGATCAAAGGTTAACACCTTTGCTTATTAGAAGGCCCAAGGGAGCAGGCAGAGGACTTGCTCTGAGAGACCTCACTTTCTGCTGAGGGAACTGAGGTGACCGGCCAGCTGGGCTTCAGACAACGGAGGGCAGCAGCTGCTGCATTGACCCCGTCCTGACCTCGGCGCCAGGGCCTGTGCGGGGAGGCGGTGATCGCTAGTTCGCTACACCCGCAGCCATCAAGTCCGACCTCACCGCACAATCCTAGAGCTTGATCCTCGGAAAGGGCAGTGGCTCTGCAAGGCTGCTGGGTTGCTTGCGCCGTGGCTCCCGCCACAGAGGGCGTCAGAAACTAAGGAAGTCCCTCCTTGTCCCCGCGGACACTTCTCACCTGCACCCCCCGGGGCCCAGAGGCCGCCAAGGCTCTGCTCGCCGCGCGCAAGCTGGCGGCTAGCACCACCGCAGCAGCCATCCTCCCGGAGCTGCGGGAACCGCTCACTCGTCCCGCACTCTGCGGCCTACGGAAGGTGGGCCGTCGGAGAGGGAGAGCTGGGGTCATTGGCCCCTTCCGCGGCCGGGGGCGGGCCTGGCCACCTCCATTGGATCGCGGTTCCGGGCGCTACTCAAGCCATTGGCTCCGCTGCCACTTTAGAGGCGGAATCTTTTCATCCAATTGGCTGCATCTTCCAACGCAGGGCCAATTCCCACTCCATTGGCTTCGTCTTTTAGCGTAAAAGTTCCTTCTTGAGTGTTGTCTCTGATTTCGCTACGAGATAAATTTCCAAGGATTAAGAAACTTGGAGGTGTAATTTTTCACCTAGTTGGCTTTGACTCACAGCCATAGCTCGGTTTAGGTTAGGGACCCCGAGCTTTCACGTTCCCGGCTAGTCCTTCTCAGTTCTGGCCCCTTCTGGTGGGCTGGAGGAAGGGGGCGGGCTCCGTCAGTTGCTGCACAAAGGTCTAAACGTACTTTGGATCCTTTCACTGTTTTGGCCAGGCGGCGGGCAAGGTTCTGAGGGCATTAGGTACATGTGGTTCCAGGAATCACCTGGGTGGGGCTAAAGATGAACCGGAAGGGGGTCTTTCTAGTTGGTGGTGTTGATACCCAGCATTTTCTCCACACGGGCGGTTTCAGTCACTTGAccatttcagagatttttttttttttttttttttttttttgtgatactgggattgcacccagagcctcaggcacactaggcaggcgctctaccactgaagtacgTCCCCAGCGCCCCTCACCTTTTGGggataattattttcaaattttgagactgggtcttgctaaattgcctaagcagtcctcaaacttgggatcctcctgcttcagccttccaagatCACAGGCTTGGGTCACCGCGCAGGAACCATTTGGAAGATTTTAAAAGGCAATTCATTCTTGTGTTCTCATTAACACATTCACACCATAAATTATTTCcaggtcagtttttttttttaattggttttagatatatatgacagtagtgtgtgtgtgtgtgtgtgttttatatatatatatatatatataaaatatatataaattatatatataaattatatatataaattatatatatatatatgtgtatatatatatatatatatatatatatatgtgtgtgtatatatatatatatatatatatataattttttttaatcggGTGAAGATGGGAACGTCCTACCTTTACTGCACCAAAAAGCAAAGGAATATGCATCTAATGTTCTTTTCTAATCAAGAGTATGATATAGTTAGCTCAGGAGTTTTCAGGGAGACAGGTTCACTCTGCTGGGGTTCATACTTTTGATATAAGAAACATCGTGTCACGAA encodes:
- the Spag8 gene encoding sperm-associated antigen 8 encodes the protein MEPNESTEGSPSRSLEVQPCAEELGTVSEPFLSSHGHASALASATTAADAAASAAAAAASARAAALFTETPAPYSRFTEPSSDNFLGAVYAGTPQIGRETLGFDPDYVSSTARHPYTTTDLSSSAAPVPGFSSDPLTGSSSSPVPGPGFRGYSSFPGSSSVPDRGLVPSSGTGPGSGSSPGFLTGPGPGTVPPSGPGTILPSGPGTILPSGPGTIPPSGLATIPPSGLATIPPSGLATIPRSDTGRGHTSGQGFGPASGPDPASGAGPGSSPGPEPRPSTPQRFKNLRPDLFPNYTSWNQYCHWDPQKQPSWESLQVSEPGARGLWKTREDEGKPKFLYETMPRGQCLLYNWEEERATNHLDQVPNWQDISESFFFRHGHQGLLTTQPPSPMPSSTTQKDSYQPPRNLSQPLQGKREAMVEMLLHHQICKEVQADLEPIKKPFKAESVTHHDYKMELVQGGPPAPTKPHDYRREQPESFWIQRAPQLPGVSNIRTLDTPFRKNCSFSTPVPLSLGQPLPYELENYPHQLGEMSSLACQREGQGHPGGRMGPV
- the Hint2 gene encoding adenosine 5'-monophosphoramidase HINT2 isoform X1; amino-acid sequence: MAAAVVLAASLRAASRALAASGPRGVQVRGAAGMINGNEVAKAQQAAPGGAAPTIFSRILDRSLPADILYEDQQCLVFRDVAPQAPVHFLVIPKKPIPRISQAEEEDQQLLGHLLLVAKKTAKAEGLGDGYRLVINDGKLGAQSVYHLHIHVLGGRQLQWPPG
- the Hint2 gene encoding adenosine 5'-monophosphoramidase HINT2 isoform X2, with the protein product MAAAVVLAASLRAASRALAASGPRGVQVRGAAGMINGNEVAKAQQAAPGGAAPTIFSRILDRSLPADILYEDQQCLVFRDVAPQAPVHFLVIPKKPIPRISQAEEEDQQLLGHLLLVAKKTAKAEGLGDGYRLALFQ